The Amyelois transitella isolate CPQ chromosome 7, ilAmyTran1.1, whole genome shotgun sequence genomic sequence TGTTTGTCCTATTATATTTTGCACCTCTGGGATTACGATAAGGCACAAGGATTAAATTTCTAAACATTTGTCTTTTTGTCACTTTTAAATCACTTACATTCACTGTAATGCACATTCAAAATACTTATCTAATGAGATATGCATGTTGCTCGATATAGTGATTTCAGTTATTACATAATCTCCTACACTATGGAATTAATAGGTCTGTTCCTTACaatctagtttaaaaaaattcagcgGCATTATGTGGCTAAGATCAATTGTAAATTCATTAAagattattcattttattatctaGTACTAAAAATCGTAAAAGGCAAAAACCCTTAGGTTCACAGCATAACAACAACGTGTTATTATGTCACTACGTTAAAATACTTAACAGTCTTGGTCTGTACACTTTCACCTTCATCAAAACATCCAATCACAAAATCCATTTCTCGTCACTCTCGCTTCATAGAAACGCACAAATTAATGAGACCTTAAATGGAACCAAGCCTAGAGGGCTGCAGCTCTGCATTTACAACAATTTCgcctaaataaacattattaaagGAATGTCATGAACCGTTGTTTATCTCAAATACCTGATTTCTTATAAACCTAGAAAAAGaacaatatatatgtataagtttatttCATGGAGTAAGCcctgaatgaaaataaaaaatatttcgtttatTGCTAAAGCATATTTATTGCTCTTTTTCAATATCATCACATGCAGGCAGATGGGCGCAAAAGAACTATAGGCACGTGATGATAATGGGTTTTTGTAGACTAAAACCAAGTGCACAGCCTGTATTGATACACAGCATTATGTCATGAAACATTGCGTTTGCGCCCACCTGCCTTCCCTCCTCATTCGTTTACGTCTCTGTCTCCTTGGAAAACTTGCCAATGTTAGGGTAAATCGGAGCCATTTCGAGAGTGGATGGGGCCGAAGGAGCGTTAGATCCTAGGTGCAGTCTTCGTGATAACTCGTCCAGTACCTCCCCGAACACACGTAGAGACATATTCTGGCCAAGTAGGTGAAGAAGCAGGAAGTCGCCGATCTGGAAATgagtaaaatttaagtattatttcgAAGCCCGGCAAATCTCAAGATTATTCTTACTGTGGCGGTTGCATAAACCATATAACTATTTTTCTGTAGCATAATATCGCCAGttggttttaaatattttaagaacagATAAGTAATAAGTAGGGATACCAATGCATGCAGCCTGCATACATTTTGTTATCTAACCTTAGTTAAGTCTCGGCTCCAGGAGCAGATAATTTTGTATAACCACAGACAGAACAGTTCAAGGGTATGGCCTACACACCCAATGCTAATTAAAGGTATTGGAGAGcaacattatacatataaaatctgACTGATTGTGACTGACCATCTTcatcatacttaaaaaatcaaataaaatgctaACCTGGGTCTTTCTGACGAGAGCCTCAACGCCTTTGGGTGTGCCAAAACGGAATCGTCGCTTCAGAATCGTCTCGCGAGTTCTTGGCATAAGAATCATGGCTgcagaataaattaatactaatCCGGATACCACTGACAGGATGATGAACCTGGAATTCGAAgcaaaatatatgaatttaatagaaaatgtgcTTAGTTAAttgattttctaaaataatagtGGGTAGATTCGGTGACTGTGGTATAGCTATATCTGTAGCCGACGTAGAATCGTTAAGTATTTTAGACTTAACtatgtttataaatctttGGTTGAGTCAGATCatgtcaattatttatttaacgtaTCTAGAGAAAGACATATAACTTACCAGAACCATAAAAAGATGAATATCTTCTCATTAAGGATGTTCAAAGCAAGAACACAGAGGGCATCGTGTTTTTGAATTGTTCCCGAAGAACCGTATTTGTGGAATGTACACTTTGTTATTCTCGGGAATACTTCAATCTGAAAATGAAATTTCGCAATTTAAACATGGAAAGAAGCATGTGTGTAACGTATTGTATTTCTCACGACTCCATATAAAATGATTACATTTGCCATAGTGTTAAATCTTTGtatcttcaatttttttttttgatgggTTACTTCTACTTCTTACAGactatttatgaaatatttttaaaagtattattttttttaaagttcttACCATAGGATCGGTACGATCTTCTTGATTCCTATTCGAAAATTTAACCACTTCAGTGCCATAAGTCAAGAAAGCTCCGCCGAGGAATGTGTCCAAGAAGAATATGTTCCCAACCTTAAAAACaagcattaatttaaatgaagttTTCAACGACGGcccaaaatatatgaaaatacgtatattttagaaacaaaagaaataggttttgacattaaaataactaaaggATACGTACCACGTTGACGAAATTCAACACTTCGCAGAAGAAATATCCGAAAGAGTATGCATTATGCATGTGCAGCGTGTCCATCAGATATTGTACTAGTCTATtctgtaacaataaaatttaagaaaacatGTATATACAGCTTTTTCACACAGCTTTCAATAGTAAACATGCATTGTGTATATTTATGGGGTGCCTAAGACTTTTGGCCAAGGCTGTACATCACAGAGTACAAGTTTGCTTGATATTTGGGCTGCATTGGGTCTTAATTTTTAGTTGGTGGAAAAACGCAACTAGTTTCATAATGTGctttacaaaataagaaacTTAGAGAGCGAAATGTTAGGGAGGAAGCGATACatttattgaatattattttcccTCATGTTCATTGTATGCGACTTTACCTAATTCGTAGTTCAAAGCACatccaaaaaatattagtattaacGGACCAAAAATTGGACACAAATGTAGATTTCTGATTTTCATAGTCAACAATTTTCATTTCTATTTTAGTAAGGTCATCTGTTACTAACATAGATTGAAATTCATATTCTGTTATCTGATATTTGAAAGATTGACTCCAAGGCTAGGCAGCATCAAGCTCGAGACATTCCGTTTAATTTGCCTCATTAAGGTCGGTCATCTTTAATTGATGTTTATTTCAATTGTATTAAATTGGATAGATATAGAGTGCTGGTCAGACAATTAGGAACATTGGTACCATATTTTCATTTTGGGTCATTAGAATATTGGAGGAAGGTTTAATATTCCGAAACTAAAACCAGTGTTATGTTGGATAAAAGGGAAGTGCAGTATTCGTCAATAGTTGTCAaagaaccaaaaaaaaaatcgaaaagtAAGAAGCGAAGTTACTATATCTACTACACCTCAGTGGggcttatataaatatgtatacatgtTAAGAATAAGATAAGAGTTCCTTATGGCAATACCACGTTTTACTCGCTTTGACTCTGAAAGTAGTCATTACCGCTAGTggacaataaatatattatgtgaGGCATACAGTACTCGATattcaaaagatttttaattgtaCCCACATAACTCGAGATGAGCATACAGAGGTTATCGAGTAACTGCTGTGGTTGTGTTTAATGACTTCATGATATCGTTATTATATTgcgtaaatatgttttatattagtgTGTTAAGACTTCTTTGTACAATTTTTCATTGAACCTTGTTTTGTCAAAAACGCTACCCAtcctaaatataatttgatacAAAAACTTTACgcagacgtgataatatataactttaacatataatcacgtccaaaaagagtcttaaaaagacgGAACGCTCACGTTCATCTGTATAAAGTGGCAGCTGTAAAAagtaacaggttgccagcccatcgtctacaagggaaacccaagtt encodes the following:
- the LOC106141240 gene encoding innexin inx3 translates to MALLGMVSAVAGFVKVRYLIDKAVIDNMVFRMHYRITSAILFLCCILVTANNLIGEPISCINDGAVPGHVLNTFCWITYTFTLPHANNKGIAHPGLGNDYEEEKRHHAYYQWVPFMLFFQGMLFYIPHWIWKNWEEGKVRMISDGMRGTVANMPSDDKGDRQNRLVQYLMDTLHMHNAYSFGYFFCEVLNFVNVVGNIFFLDTFLGGAFLTYGTEVVKFSNRNQEDRTDPMIEVFPRITKCTFHKYGSSGTIQKHDALCVLALNILNEKIFIFLWFWFIILSVVSGLVLIYSAAMILMPRTRETILKRRFRFGTPKGVEALVRKTQIGDFLLLHLLGQNMSLRVFGEVLDELSRRLHLGSNAPSAPSTLEMAPIYPNIGKFSKETET